The Equus przewalskii isolate Varuska chromosome 22, EquPr2, whole genome shotgun sequence DNA segment TGAGAAAGTAAGTTGAATCAAATCACTTTTGCTGTTGTAATACTAGAAATGATATGGCAACTTCTGCCTGACAATGTCAACATATTTGATAGAACTTTGAAGTAGTTAGGAATGAAATACAGGGGTTAAGACCACCATGCAGTTGTACGGGAGTGTTTGGGGAGGGGTCCAATTATTCCAACTTCTCTACAGATGGAGTCGACTTACTCATCCTTATCCTAGTAAAGTGTAGAGATAGAGCTAAAGAGAAGTTCTGGCAATTGCTGTAAATTCCCAGTTTCCTCAATGAAGGTACAGTCTTACTCATCTCTCTGGATAGACCACCCCTAACATAAAAATAAGTCAAGAAATCCCCATAAAACCAAGCTCTGTGTCATAAATATGAATGATTACAATATTGGCGGTACCATCATACTATTTTTGCAGCATTTCCACAATACCAAGAGTCAATGGAAAGTTTAGAAGGCAATTTGGTATGTTTTGCCAAATCCTATGATGAGTGCCAGAGGACCAAATCTGAGAGTTAGGCTTCTGGCAGCTTCTTCTCCTACTCTCCACCTACCTCAGCTCTCCATCCCCTTCCTGCAAACCCTGGTTCCCTCTCCCCCAAGAACACATACCTGGCTGAAGGGCACTGTTCTACAGGTCTCCTGATGCACTTCATGGCTTTTGATGGGCAAGATGATCCCCTGAGAAGCCGGACTCATTCTGAACATGAAGTGGTGCCAGAATTTTTTGGCTTCTTCCCGAAGAGGAGACTTCTTCACTTGCATCCCATCCTTTGGCTGAGTGGGGGCATGCAGCCCAGGTGGGAAGTTCTCACTGATCAAGTCATGAGGTGGGTGCACTTCTTTCTCAGGTTTCTTCCAGAACCTTCCAAACCTGGAGagcatcttctctctctgcctctggcctTCCCCTGCAGTGCTGGCACCTATCAGGTGTGGCACTGCAACAAACAGATCTGgcttttcctctgcttcctcgTGGTTGCCCACGGGGAGCTCTCTGCGATTCCTTTCTAGGAGCACGAGAGAAGCAGACCTCGGACTCTGGCGGCCAGCCCAGTGCCGTGCAGCCTTCCCTAGAGGCAGGAGCACCAGCAGCTGAAGTAAGAGGAGATGCATGCTGTCGGGGGCCCACACTTCTTTGAGATTCACAGATGGCAAGGCGCAAAAAGGAGGCTCACTCTCTGCAGGACTATGAACAAGGAGATCCTA contains these protein-coding regions:
- the CER1 gene encoding cerberus isoform X2; the protein is MHLLLLQLLVLLPLGKAARHWAGRQSPRSASLVLLERNRRELPVGNHEEAEEKPDLFVAVPHLIGASTAGEGQRQREKMLSRFGRFWKKPEKEVHPPHDLISENFPPGLHAPTQPKDGMQVKKSPLREEAKKFWHHFMFRMSPASQGIILPIKSHEVHQETCRTVPFSQTISHEDCEKVVVQNNLCFGKCASVHSPGAAQHPHTFCFHCLPAKFTTMHLQLNCTGLAPVVKVVMLVEECQCKVKMEHEHGYLLQAGSRAEFHAQDPFIPGFST
- the CER1 gene encoding cerberus isoform X1; translated protein: MPATAWLDSPAESEPPFCALPSVNLKEVWAPDSMHLLLLQLLVLLPLGKAARHWAGRQSPRSASLVLLERNRRELPVGNHEEAEEKPDLFVAVPHLIGASTAGEGQRQREKMLSRFGRFWKKPEKEVHPPHDLISENFPPGLHAPTQPKDGMQVKKSPLREEAKKFWHHFMFRMSPASQGIILPIKSHEVHQETCRTVPFSQTISHEDCEKVVVQNNLCFGKCASVHSPGAAQHPHTFCFHCLPAKFTTMHLQLNCTGLAPVVKVVMLVEECQCKVKMEHEHGYLLQAGSRAEFHAQDPFIPGFST